In the Archocentrus centrarchus isolate MPI-CPG fArcCen1 chromosome 11, fArcCen1, whole genome shotgun sequence genome, CTCAACCTGCTGCAGGACAATGAttttggtacttttttttttttaatccttattTAGGATTTGTTTAATTAAACACTGGGGATCTCACGTGTAACACCACATTTTAGTCCGGTTGCAATGGTGCCTTTGTTTCAAAGTGTGCATCCTCTGCTTACCCTCCTTGCACACTGTTGTATCATGCAGCTGACTTCGGGATGGACGACCGGGAAATGATGCGAGAGGAAAGCGCATTTGAGGTGGACATCATGGGAGCATCAGCTTCGAACTTGCTGCTGGAGGCTGAGGGTGGAGCTAACCAGATGGCTGACAAGTCCAACCATTTGGAGTATGACGACCAGTACAAGGATGACTTTGGAGACAATCCCATGGAGAGTAATGAGGGAGGAATGCTGGGTAAGAGCTgccacaaattttaaaaaaatacagatttttttatcTTATGACACTGGTGAAATAGGATTATCTGTAGGTGGGGCTGTTTTCCTCTACCTAATGGATCAAAAACTGTCTTGTCCTCGTATTTCTGTGTAGTGGACAAGCTGCTGAGTAACGAGGATGGAGGCGGCATCTTTGATGACCCTCCTGCCATCACAGAGAGCGTGatgatgcctcaggaccacggAGACGATGACGATGACTTTGATGCTCTCTCAGGTCAGTTACACACACTCCTCATAACCAAAATGTCATATTTCTTGGTGTTTAGCTAGAGTATGTTGTGTTATGGACAGTAAAAATGCATATCTACCatgatgtgtatgtgtgtggtgttAGCGGGAGCCCCAGATAGTCCGGATTCAGGCCCAACAGAGCCCCTACCGACTATGGCTGACCAGACAGAGCAAACTAATCTGGTCCACAACGAGGAAGAAACCTTCGCTCTGGAGCCCATCGACATCACAGGTAATCCAGCTAGTTTCCAGAAGATTTCAGGTGAgacaaactgactgagaggaaCTGACACATACTTAATTTGGAAGAGTTTTATGTCAGACGTCCTTCCTGAGAATTTGCGTCTCCGTCTGGAATCAAACCAGTGATCATTCGCACACCAGGTTAATGTGTTAACCACTTCACCATCTAGTGACACTGGAAAGCTGTCATCTAAACATTTCTAAAAGAAAATCTATTGTGCACACCAAGTACGTTTGCAATTAATTGACACACTAGatcagtgattcccaaagtgtgagccataaaggtactgcaggtgggccCAGGGAGATTATTTATGTGTCCCTGAAATacactggcaacctgtccaggctgTACCCTGTCTGGCATCCTGTAGCAGCTGGAACAGGCATCGCCCACAGATAGCTGTTAGCTCTAAGGTGTTGTGCAGACTCAGCAGCGCTCTCCCACAGTAAAAATATAACCAGTGAAGGTGAAAAGTAAGAGAGATGACAGCTGTGCTAATGAGTGTGATTCTGTTGTGTTGTGATCTAGAAAATGATGTCAGATTCAAGCAGCATTTAACCAGTTGACCGGAGCAAAGTGTAACCACATTACATTGCACAGTAGAGTGCGATGTAATGCACAGCACAAAGTGCCTCACATGTCggtgacatttaaaatgttatattGAGAATCCCCATATAGAAGTATCATTTACTAAATGCTGGGAATATaaacaaaggcagtagaattttaagcagagttttaaagataaaagacattttatgaaagtttgaccttatttgacctttaAGAAGAGGTCAAAGGTCCAAAGTAacatatttagaatccccatatatcattctCTGTATGCCTAAATGTAGCCAATGCAAACAATGGCAGGaagaaacataattttaaatacctCCTATATAGGATTatcatcactttgaccttcagatcggTCTGTTGACCTTGAAAGTGAGGTCAAAGATCAAATGTGacatcatattttaaatcttaatacggtgctttctatatgttgacaacacACTCCACACTTACAGGAATCATATTTCCTGTTATGAggcttttttgtcatttttcgaCCAATAaataagttgaccttgaagaccttggtgagtgtgtgagccacattttaatggatttagtgtgaccccactctacacccctacaaatttttatcagaattcattcaaaacatttcaaactgctgtgtttacagacagagtgACACACaaacgctaccaaaaacataacctctttGGCAGAGGTgataataaaaactaattagaaaatataaaactggCTGTGACAAAACTATCATAGAAAGGACACAACAAAGCCTAATTAAAAGAGTCACATATTGATACATAAGTTGCTCATAAAACGGAACACAGTTTTAGTAaatttggagatttttttttttttttacctttttatgcTATAAAAACGGTCTGAAATCCACCAGCTCAGCCAGACAAAAATATTGCTGTTTCTACTAATGAAAGTGTGCTTGTACTTTCTTAGAAATGTTGTCTAGCACTAAATATGATTCCCTGTCCTCCCGATCTGCAGTTAAGGAGACCAAGGCAAAGCGGAAAAGGAAGCTGATTGTAGACAGTGTGAAGGAGTTGGATAGTAAAACTATCCGTGCGCAGCTTTCTGATTACTCCGACATTGTCACAACCCTGGATCTGGCTCCGCCCACAAAGAAACTGATGATGTGGAAGGAGACGGGAGGAGTCGAGAAGCTTTTCTCCCTGCCGGCTCAACCTTTATGGAATGCCAGACTGCTCAAGGTAATGGATGTACTGTCACTTTGGTGACAGGTGTAGTGGTGATAGTCACACGCCTTACAAACACTTAactctgtttgttttgggggggggttccccTCACTAGATGTTTACAAGGTGTCTGACACCATTAGTCCCAGACgagctgaggaagaggaggaaaggtgGCGAGGCCGACAGTCTGGATGAGTTCCTCAAAGATCTGGAGAACCCAGAGGTGCCAAGGGAGGAAACGGCAGGCCATCAGCAGAGAGACATCATGGGTAGGAAACaagctgtatataaaagatggaataGCCTCAAGGGTCTAAAAAGTGATGCCAACGCAAAGCGCCTTAAACCTGagttaattttgtaaattttggtctCTATTAGCAgttcatttttaaacttttaaacttaaactcaatatttttaaactgGCTAATTTAAACTGggttgttttgggtttttttggtctTCCAGACCAGACCATCATGGAAGAGGCCAGCGTGCTGCAGACTTCAGCAGTGGAGGGGAGCAGGACAACCCTGGACGAGTCAGTCATGCCGCCTCCATCCTCCCAGCGAGGCTTGAAACGCAAGGCCCAGGACACAGAGCCAGCCCTGCCCGTGAGtacagatgttttgtttttttttcggTGATTGTTACCtcactccctctctgtctctcccactGTCACCCTGATGTGTCCTCTGACTCTCCTCACTCCAGATGGGAGCCttggaccaacagcagcagcagcagcagcagcaggggtcCAGAGCATCTAATGCACCCCAGCAGCTCGAGGCATCCACTGTGGATCTACCCCCAGAGGAAACGACTACCACTACAAACATTAGCCAGCTGATAGAGCTAGACCTGCTCACTGAcaaggacaagaagaagaatGATGATGACTCTGATGAGGAGGTGAGATAAAAGATTCACAAACCTTGGACTTCTTCACTTTTTTCCACCCCTTTTTTATTCATCCAGAGTGAATAAGCAAACTCATTTCATCCTTTATTACGTTGGGATaaggattttgtgtgtgtttgtgtcaggaggaggaggcgcaGGGAGGAGACCAGgaccaggaggagaggaggtggaACAAAAGAACCCAGCAGATGCTTCATGGTCTCCAGGTTTGTGTGTGATCACATCTTATCAGAAGCAAAAGAACAGAGTGATATGTTGTTGGTACAACGAGTTAATTTGGTCTAAATCAGCCAGAGGATAATTCTACAGAAGACTTAGAGAATTCAAGATTGTAGCCATAAACACATGACTACAATTATTAAACATGGATCTGGGCATCGCGGGGCCACCCATTGTTTTTGtggactctgcattttgaagctttaaaatgtgccatgttggttttttttagaATCAGAAGTTGCCGTATTTAGATGAGAGgatggagtgctaagttatcagctaaggTTAGTTTGCTTTGGTTAGCAGCTCCcaatatgaacacaaacacacatatttgCTGAGTGGTGAGTAACACactaatgaaataataaaattttacttaccaAACCGAAGTACAAACTTGCTGTATGATCTGTACCAGACAGACAAGCCATGATTACAGTCAGATAATCTACTAAAAAGCTCCAAAAACGTACCCATAAGGTTtacttctttttaaattttgatgaTAATACATGCATACTTACACAAAAATAGGTATTTTGAATGCCAGACTGTTACTTGTAATGGTGATTACAATTGCGATCTGTCCATCTGAGGACGCCTTGCATCAGCACAACCACCACTACCAGCCAATTAATATGATGAGTAATACACCCCCTGGTGGTATGTACTGAAATAAGCACAAGCCTGAGCTCGAGGTTAATGAATTATGAACTTACAAACAACGCTCCGCACATATTTTCAGACTGCTGCGTTAAACCAGCTTGTTTCTgcccctgaaaaaaaaaaaaaattgccagacAGAGCTAAAAATTTTGGGTTACCATCTCAAAACTTCATCTTAATTACCCAAATCTTTGATTTATGGATGgcaatcttttttattttactgacaAAAACATACTACACACATATTTGCGGAGCTGCCACAGCAGAAGTGTAGCCAAAGTCACGTGTAAAAACACAGCTAAATAAAAAGCTGGGTGAACTTTAACTGATGAGTCGTCTGTATTTTCAGTACTTTGAGCACAACTTTCAGCCATTAATATCAGTGCACGCTTATAGATTTTACACATTGACAAATCTGTTTACAGACACACGGATCAGAATACACACTCGGATTTTAATCACACACAAGTCTCCACGCAAATCACAACACACAAATAGTTTTGATATAATAATATTCCCATACTCCAGCTGCCTGTATCGAGACAATTGCAATCAACGTGGCCATGTTCCTAACTCCATCTGGTGGATGAGTTACAAAAAGAGCTTCGCCCCACTCAGAAAGTATTCACAGAGATCAAAACTGACTGAAGTCAAGGGAGCTGAGGGCTGTTTTGCCATAAACATGTTATGCACCTGGAGGAATTTTTGCAGCCAgggtggccattaaaaagaatgcaggtttaaggcactttggCCTCACCAAGAAGAGCAGCATCAGGTAATATTAACACTACAGACTACAGGCATCTTGTCAGCAGATGTAGCAAAGCGCTGCCCTTGAATGACCTTAAAAATCAAAGTATGGAAAGTGACAGAGGCTTCTCCCTCCTCACACACTTTGTCACTGTGCCACAGAGGGTGATGCATAAAACCGGCGCCCAGTCGGTCAGCCTGCTGGACCTGTGCAGGAACAACAACAGGAAGCAGGCAGCCGCCAAGTTCTACAGCTTTCTGGTCCTGAAGAAGCAGCAGGCTGTGGAGCTCGTCCAGGAGGAGCCTTACAGTGACATCATCGCTACGCCAGGACCTCGCTTCCacatcatctaaaaaaaaaaaaaaattcactccaTTCTAGAAGAAAAAACTGCTCTGAGGTCAGTCCATTCAGCCAGCAGTTTGTGTGTTAGTTAAACATAAGTCTTATTTGAGTATGCTgagattgttttatttgtgaaatgtttttatttttgcaacatttaaatgtaaagcaATGGTGGGAGGAAGTGGGTCTGAATAACAGGGTTGGATTATTGAAGTAAACATAGTGGGAAAGATTGCAACTTAAACAATGAACACTTGTATTATTTACTCACTTTATATCCCAGTTAGTATAAAGGCTCATCTGTGCCTCATCGTGTGTGGTAGACTGGCGTTGCACCGAAGTGAAGGAGCTCATTGTAAACATTTGTTTACACAGTGGTGAGGCAGTCAAACATGttgcttccattttttttttctcactactGCACATAAAGGTTCCCATCTGAAGTCTCTCACCGTTGCATTAGGCAGGAGGAGCATGCACTGTATCTCCTAGAGTACATTTAAACAGTTAATACAGTTCTCTACAGACTCGACCAGCAGCTAATCATTATACACCTGTAGAGTAGCACTTTAAGCATTACAAACTCTTAAGTTGTTGTTGcggtcaataaaaaaaaataatgagtcAGTATAGACATGACCCAAATCCATAAAACATACTAATTTCCAAGCAGGATTTCAGGACTGTGCACACTTTTAAAATGCCTGTTTTGCAGCATGCGGTGATTATGCACACTTTTCCTCTGATCCAAGTTTAAAAATTCTGGTGCTCCTGGAGCACCTTTAATAACCCATGCTGCTTCCTCTCTTCATCATCGTCTGTCAGTATAAAAAGTGAAATATTGCCACTTTTCGTTACATTGTCCTGGATGTTATTACTATGTACTGTGGATTTGGGACACAGTTTAATAAAACTTAGCTTCAGAACTTCAGCCTATAGATGAAAACGTGAGTGGTCTGCTTTACTTGCATGCTATCCTGAAATATTTGAATTGAGTGCAGTTTGTCTCAAATTTCTTTTTGTTGCcatgttgctttttttaatccttaaaATAACTTGAGGTCTGTGATTCAGATTCACTTTACTCAGTGTCCTTATTGTATATGGatacagtgatgcactgtcttGGTTATTAAGACAATTCAGTCGTTGTGCTCTTTGTCACTTTTGACAGTATTAATTTATTGCTGTAATTCTGTATAGCAGCTAAAGAGAAagaattgtttcttttttatcttaAAAGCAGATTTCATCATTAATCTATAGAATGGCTTGATGACAGGCAAATTAAAACTGGATGGACTTTTGTTGCCACTATAAATCATTATCGGATTAGAAAATACTACCGcttaaatttaacttaaatAAAAAAGGTTCGAACAGCACACAGTGGAAACATGAGGACCTCCAAGTTCATGTGTCCACACTGCAGAGACAGCTGAATGCATTGTTTCTGAtatcctgtttaaaaaaaaaaaaaaataaaggggtTATGCTGTTTAATGTCTGAGTGTGCATCTTATATTTGAAACTATGTGCCTGTAATgaaacctgctttttttttttttgtataaaagAAATTCTAAAAATGTTGTCTCAGAACAGTTTCAGTCCCTTGCCTGTAggttttttcaaaataaaacaaaaaccactACAAAATGGccttttaaaaattgcatttatgtAATAAACAATTTTTCTCTGCAGTCACATCAAAAAGTAAACATGTAAATCAGGTGCATGGAGAAGGTTTAAGTCTCTGTcttcctgctgctctgtgtaTTTGCAGCTGCAGGAACAGCCGTGCTCTCTCCTGCCTCCGCTTTTCGTTTCTTGTGTCGGCTTCTTTTCCTCTTCCCCTCCTGCTCCGTATTCTTCAGCGGTGGCGTCGgtattccttttttcttcttcttcttcaggcaGCTCAGGGGATTGGGGTTGCTCTGTTtccgcttcctcttcttcccccgCCTCTCTCCGTCCTTCTGGCCGATGCCCTGCTCCTCTTTCAGGGTGCGGATGCTGTGATGCTGGGCCGGGCTGACCAGCTCTCCCAGCTGGACGGCCTGGACGTGGTCGAGGGACGCCTGGCTGGGCTTGTCCAGTACGATGGTGTTGAGGATGATGTAAAGCAGAGGAACACCTGGGATTTTCTTC is a window encoding:
- the rad21b gene encoding RAD21 cohesin complex component b isoform X1, translated to MFYAHFVLSKRGPLAKIWLAAHWDKKLTKAHVFECNLESSVESIISPKVKMALRTSGHLLLGVVRIYHRKAKYLLADCNEAFIKIKMAFRPGVVDLPEENREAAYNAITLPEEFHDFDQPLPDLDDIDVAQQFNLNQSRVEEITMREEVGNLNLLQDNDFADFGMDDREMMREESAFEVDIMGASASNLLLEAEGGANQMADKSNHLEYDDQYKDDFGDNPMESNEGGMLVDKLLSNEDGGGIFDDPPAITESVMMPQDHGDDDDDFDALSAGAPDSPDSGPTEPLPTMADQTEQTNLVHNEEETFALEPIDITVKETKAKRKRKLIVDSVKELDSKTIRAQLSDYSDIVTTLDLAPPTKKLMMWKETGGVEKLFSLPAQPLWNARLLKMFTRCLTPLVPDELRKRRKGGEADSLDEFLKDLENPEVPREETAGHQQRDIMDQTIMEEASVLQTSAVEGSRTTLDESVMPPPSSQRGLKRKAQDTEPALPMGALDQQQQQQQQQGSRASNAPQQLEASTVDLPPEETTTTTNISQLIELDLLTDKDKKKNDDDSDEEEEEAQGGDQDQEERRWNKRTQQMLHGLQRVMHKTGAQSVSLLDLCRNNNRKQAAAKFYSFLVLKKQQAVELVQEEPYSDIIATPGPRFHII
- the rad21b gene encoding RAD21 cohesin complex component b isoform X2, which encodes MFYAHWDKKLTKAHVFECNLESSVESIISPKVKMALRTSGHLLLGVVRIYHRKAKYLLADCNEAFIKIKMAFRPGVVDLPEENREAAYNAITLPEEFHDFDQPLPDLDDIDVAQQFNLNQSRVEEITMREEVGNLNLLQDNDFADFGMDDREMMREESAFEVDIMGASASNLLLEAEGGANQMADKSNHLEYDDQYKDDFGDNPMESNEGGMLVDKLLSNEDGGGIFDDPPAITESVMMPQDHGDDDDDFDALSAGAPDSPDSGPTEPLPTMADQTEQTNLVHNEEETFALEPIDITVKETKAKRKRKLIVDSVKELDSKTIRAQLSDYSDIVTTLDLAPPTKKLMMWKETGGVEKLFSLPAQPLWNARLLKMFTRCLTPLVPDELRKRRKGGEADSLDEFLKDLENPEVPREETAGHQQRDIMDQTIMEEASVLQTSAVEGSRTTLDESVMPPPSSQRGLKRKAQDTEPALPMGALDQQQQQQQQQGSRASNAPQQLEASTVDLPPEETTTTTNISQLIELDLLTDKDKKKNDDDSDEEEEEAQGGDQDQEERRWNKRTQQMLHGLQRVMHKTGAQSVSLLDLCRNNNRKQAAAKFYSFLVLKKQQAVELVQEEPYSDIIATPGPRFHII
- the utp23 gene encoding rRNA-processing protein UTP23 homolog, which gives rise to MKIKRQKQAKKTISFYKYNFGFREPFQILIDGTFCQAALKNKIQIKEQMPKYLMGEVQLCTTSCALKELETLGKQLYGAKIILQRFQVRKCPHFKEPVSASECLLSMLEETNPHRYFVATQDYAVTTGLKKIPGVPLLYIILNTIVLDKPSQASLDHVQAVQLGELVSPAQHHSIRTLKEEQGIGQKDGERRGKKRKRKQSNPNPLSCLKKKKKKGIPTPPLKNTEQEGKRKRSRHKKRKAEAGESTAVPAAANTQSSRKTET